Proteins found in one Gardnerella vaginalis ATCC 14018 = JCM 11026 genomic segment:
- a CDS encoding ANTAR domain-containing response regulator, with amino-acid sequence MSAVTSDEEMGKSPVVLTDDELRDAAELSTPKKDDDNSESKKENAEKTVVVAEDEAVNRMDLVAMLEDNGYKVVGQAANGEEAVNLTRQFHPDVVCMDVKMPVVDGIQAAATICDENIAPVVMLTAFSQSDLVKRATGAGAMAYVTKPYEESKLLPALEVAMGRFSEINDLLDSVERTENKLQDAQDQLRKAEEKLRKAEDTLEERKLVDRAKGLLMDKAGFSEQGAFRWIQKTSMDQRIPKKRLALAIIAKYGEEKPSAEA; translated from the coding sequence ATGTCTGCTGTAACCAGCGATGAAGAGATGGGGAAGTCGCCAGTTGTGCTTACCGATGATGAGTTGCGAGATGCGGCTGAGTTGTCTACTCCTAAAAAAGACGATGATAACAGTGAAAGCAAAAAAGAAAATGCTGAAAAAACTGTTGTAGTTGCAGAAGACGAGGCAGTGAACCGTATGGATCTTGTAGCAATGTTGGAAGATAATGGCTACAAGGTTGTAGGACAAGCAGCTAATGGAGAAGAAGCGGTTAATCTTACTCGTCAATTCCATCCAGATGTTGTTTGCATGGACGTTAAGATGCCAGTAGTAGATGGTATTCAAGCGGCTGCCACTATTTGTGACGAGAATATTGCTCCAGTTGTTATGCTCACTGCTTTTTCTCAATCTGATTTAGTTAAGAGAGCTACTGGCGCTGGTGCTATGGCTTATGTTACAAAGCCGTATGAGGAGTCAAAACTTTTACCTGCTCTAGAAGTAGCTATGGGTAGGTTTAGTGAAATTAACGATTTATTAGATAGTGTTGAGCGTACTGAAAATAAGCTACAGGATGCGCAAGATCAGCTTCGTAAAGCAGAAGAGAAGCTTAGGAAGGCTGAAGATACTCTTGAAGAGCGTAAGCTTGTAGACAGGGCAAAAGGTTTGCTTATGGACAAGGCTGGATTCTCGGAACAGGGTGCTTTCCGCTGGATTCAAAAAACTTCTATGGATCAGCGTATTCCAAAGAAGCGTCTTGCTTTGGCTATTATTGCTAAGTATGGTGAAGAAAAACCATCTGCAGAAGCGTAA